In the Campylobacter showae genome, one interval contains:
- a CDS encoding multidrug effflux MFS transporter has protein sequence MKFIPKTLPFVEFIALMALLTSLGAMSTDAMLPALMQIGLDLGVTQINQTQLVISSMFAGFAVGQIFYGPLSDFIGRRNAVLLALAIFTASSFISVVTSDFTALLASRFFQGLGAAGPRIIAMALIRDLYEGRAMARVMSFIAAVFIIVPALAPIIGGFIFKIYNWRSIFLMLTFMGLACLAWFGLRQSETLPAQNRNKFSLNLIKREAAQVVKNRRTAGYTIVLGLIFGMFLSYISTAQQIFEVSYKLGEEFPIYFAINALALGAASMVNAKLVMIYGMRYLSMRAMGTFCVIAVAFLPVVIAFDGVPPLWAFMAFCMSSFFCVSILFGNLNAMAMEPMGKIAGMAAALIGSASTLISLPIGVATGQLFDGTLLPMVASFAVIGAAAFALLYRTSKISDG, from the coding sequence ATGAAATTTATCCCCAAAACATTACCTTTCGTAGAATTTATCGCGCTTATGGCGCTTCTAACATCGCTTGGAGCTATGAGCACCGACGCGATGCTGCCTGCGCTCATGCAGATAGGTCTAGATCTTGGCGTGACGCAGATAAATCAAACCCAACTCGTCATCTCCTCGATGTTTGCGGGCTTTGCCGTAGGACAGATATTTTACGGGCCGCTTAGCGACTTTATCGGGCGACGAAACGCCGTGCTGCTAGCGCTTGCGATATTTACGGCAAGCTCCTTTATTTCGGTCGTTACGAGCGATTTTACCGCGCTTTTAGCGAGCAGATTTTTCCAGGGACTAGGCGCTGCGGGCCCTAGGATCATCGCGATGGCGCTCATACGCGATCTTTACGAAGGACGCGCGATGGCTCGCGTGATGAGCTTTATCGCAGCCGTTTTTATCATTGTACCGGCACTCGCCCCGATCATCGGCGGCTTTATCTTTAAAATTTATAATTGGCGCAGCATATTTTTGATGCTTACTTTCATGGGGCTTGCGTGCCTAGCGTGGTTTGGACTGCGCCAGAGCGAGACTCTACCCGCGCAAAATCGCAATAAATTTAGCCTAAATTTGATAAAACGCGAAGCCGCGCAGGTCGTGAAAAATAGGCGCACCGCAGGCTACACCATCGTTTTGGGGCTGATTTTCGGTATGTTTTTGAGCTATATCAGCACCGCTCAGCAGATTTTTGAAGTGAGTTACAAGCTGGGTGAGGAGTTTCCTATCTACTTTGCGATAAATGCCCTAGCTCTAGGCGCCGCGTCGATGGTAAACGCAAAGCTCGTGATGATCTACGGCATGCGCTACCTCAGCATGCGCGCTATGGGGACGTTTTGCGTTATCGCGGTCGCGTTTTTGCCGGTCGTCATCGCGTTTGACGGAGTGCCGCCGCTGTGGGCTTTTATGGCGTTTTGCATGAGTAGCTTTTTTTGCGTGAGCATACTTTTTGGCAACCTAAACGCGATGGCGATGGAACCGATGGGTAAGATCGCGGGCATGGCGGCCGCGCTGATCGGCTCGGCTTCGACCCTTATCTCGCTTCCTATCGGGGTCGCGACAGGGCAACTGTTTGATGGCACGCTACTGCCGATGGTTGCGAGCTTTGCGGTTATCGGTGCGGCGGCGTTTGCGCTGCTTTATAGGACTTCAAAGATTTCTGATGGGTAA
- the sdhA gene encoding 8-methylmenaquinol:fumarate reductase flavoprotein subunit: MNENLSRRRFLQGACIGVGALTLSGCDDKKPDKKASKKEAFSGKANGFPSCDILIIGSGGAGLRAAVAARKAAPELSVIVATKMMPSRNATCMAEGGINGVTNFSDGDSYKLHAYDTVKGGAYLVDQDAAIKFCELAGKAIAEMDYIGTLFSRNPSGGVDAKKGDIPGGVAQRMMGGASKRRCNYSADKTGHIVMHACFDEAVSNDVKFLMDYELLDIGVEDGKCEGVVLRNLQTGDITPVLCKALVVATGGYTRIFYNRTSVPYIATGDGVAAAVRAGLGFEDPEMIQFHPTGVANGGTLITEAARGEGGYLLNNKGERFMKNYHEKMELAPRDVVARAIETEIREGRGYGEGLGSYVLIDVRHLGKETIMKKLPKIRHTALLFENLDLVEHPVPIRPTAHYSMGGIEVDKFDDMSTKIPGLYVGGEASCVSIHGANRLGGNSLSDAVVTGQLAGNGASAYAKTASFGSGKNTEELAKKWREKFKKVANGKGEANEMYLLREELGKQNWDNMGIFRTQDKLDALEKALEDIQARYDKLSVPNANPVMNTAFTDYVELGNLILLSRCACLAARKRLESRGAHTREDYPKRDDVNFLKHSIVTLNDGKLELGYKNVVVTEFSLDGRKPQ, encoded by the coding sequence ATGAACGAAAATTTATCCAGAAGAAGGTTTTTGCAAGGAGCCTGTATCGGCGTCGGAGCTTTGACGCTTAGCGGCTGCGACGACAAAAAGCCTGATAAAAAAGCTTCTAAAAAAGAGGCTTTTAGCGGTAAGGCTAACGGGTTTCCTTCTTGCGATATTCTCATCATCGGCTCGGGCGGCGCCGGACTGCGCGCAGCGGTTGCCGCTAGAAAAGCCGCCCCGGAACTTAGCGTCATCGTAGCTACTAAAATGATGCCCTCAAGAAACGCCACCTGTATGGCCGAGGGCGGTATAAACGGCGTGACTAATTTTTCTGACGGCGACTCGTATAAGCTGCATGCCTACGACACGGTTAAAGGCGGCGCATATCTAGTAGATCAGGACGCTGCGATCAAATTTTGTGAGCTAGCGGGTAAAGCGATAGCCGAGATGGACTATATCGGCACGCTATTTTCCAGAAATCCAAGCGGCGGCGTAGATGCTAAAAAAGGCGACATACCGGGCGGCGTAGCGCAAAGGATGATGGGCGGCGCCTCAAAGCGCAGATGTAATTATTCGGCGGATAAAACCGGTCACATAGTTATGCATGCCTGCTTTGATGAAGCGGTTAGCAACGACGTTAAATTTCTAATGGACTACGAGTTGCTAGATATCGGCGTAGAGGACGGCAAATGCGAGGGCGTAGTGCTACGCAATCTCCAAACCGGAGATATCACTCCCGTGCTTTGCAAGGCTCTCGTGGTGGCTACGGGCGGATATACGAGGATATTTTACAACAGAACCTCGGTGCCATATATCGCCACTGGCGACGGCGTAGCGGCTGCGGTGCGAGCGGGACTTGGGTTTGAAGACCCTGAGATGATACAGTTTCACCCGACCGGCGTGGCAAACGGCGGTACTCTCATCACGGAGGCGGCTCGCGGCGAGGGCGGATATCTGCTAAACAACAAGGGCGAGAGATTTATGAAAAACTACCACGAGAAGATGGAGCTAGCTCCTCGCGATGTCGTGGCTCGCGCTATCGAGACCGAGATCCGCGAGGGGCGCGGCTACGGCGAGGGGCTGGGCTCATACGTACTCATCGACGTTAGGCATCTAGGCAAAGAAACCATAATGAAAAAACTGCCTAAAATCAGACACACCGCGCTGCTTTTTGAAAATTTAGACCTAGTAGAGCATCCTGTTCCGATCAGGCCTACCGCGCACTACTCGATGGGCGGCATAGAGGTGGATAAATTTGACGATATGAGTACGAAGATACCCGGCCTTTACGTGGGCGGCGAGGCGTCGTGCGTCTCTATCCACGGAGCTAATCGTCTCGGAGGAAATTCGCTCTCTGATGCGGTGGTAACGGGTCAGCTAGCCGGTAATGGAGCTAGCGCGTATGCCAAAACGGCTAGTTTCGGTAGCGGCAAAAACACCGAAGAGCTGGCTAAAAAATGGCGCGAGAAATTTAAAAAGGTCGCAAACGGCAAAGGCGAAGCAAACGAAATGTACCTCCTGCGCGAGGAGCTAGGTAAACAAAACTGGGACAATATGGGTATCTTTAGAACCCAAGACAAGCTAGACGCCCTAGAAAAAGCGCTAGAGGATATACAGGCTCGCTACGATAAGCTAAGCGTACCAAACGCAAATCCGGTTATGAATACGGCGTTTACCGACTACGTGGAGCTGGGAAATTTGATCCTGCTATCTCGCTGCGCCTGTTTGGCCGCGCGCAAAAGACTGGAGAGTAGAGGCGCTCACACCAGGGAGGATTACCCTAAACGAGACGACGTAAATTTCTTAAAACATAGCATCGTGACGCTAAACGACGGCAAGCTAGAGCTTGGTTATAAAAACGTCGTAGTCACGGAATTCTCGCTTGACGGAAGGAAACCGCAATGA
- the sdhB gene encoding 8-methylmenaquinol:fumarate reductase iron-sulfur subunit — MKIIIDRYDGTQHYKQAYVVDKKDIEGKTLLSLLLFIKQNLDATLNFTASCRSAICGACGVRVNGHSVLACDEKMEELLATYDNPEVITISPLANFRVISDLVVDWEPSIENLRKIRPTFIPKDEFSAEKGCKQTQAEYDKIQKQWDCILCGCCASECSKLTADSSDYMEPFVFTHAHRATFDSRGKDPMLHAKAAVLGGLWNCVHCQECADRCPKGISAADDIAALRVFTQKQGINTGEGPDHANAFLTDLVEGSGRLNEILLALRSEGAMAVSKTDIALKLMGAGKMNPLHIFGEEDIEGHKELVEMIKAARAAADKE; from the coding sequence ATGAAAATAATTATCGACAGATACGACGGTACGCAACACTACAAACAAGCCTACGTCGTGGATAAAAAGGATATAGAGGGCAAGACTTTGCTATCGCTTTTGCTATTTATCAAGCAAAATTTGGACGCGACGCTAAATTTCACCGCATCTTGCCGATCGGCTATCTGCGGCGCTTGCGGCGTGAGAGTAAACGGACACTCGGTGCTAGCTTGCGACGAAAAAATGGAAGAGTTGCTAGCGACATACGATAATCCCGAGGTCATAACGATCTCCCCGCTAGCAAATTTTAGAGTGATCTCCGATCTCGTCGTAGACTGGGAGCCTTCTATCGAAAATTTAAGAAAAATCCGCCCGACCTTTATCCCTAAGGATGAGTTTTCTGCCGAAAAAGGCTGTAAACAAACGCAGGCCGAGTACGACAAAATCCAAAAGCAGTGGGACTGCATCCTATGCGGATGCTGCGCGTCGGAGTGTAGCAAACTAACTGCCGATAGCAGCGACTATATGGAGCCTTTCGTTTTCACTCACGCGCACAGAGCGACGTTTGACTCTAGGGGTAAAGACCCGATGCTGCATGCCAAGGCCGCGGTTTTAGGCGGTCTGTGGAACTGCGTGCACTGCCAAGAGTGCGCCGACCGCTGCCCTAAAGGTATCAGCGCAGCCGACGATATAGCCGCGCTTAGAGTCTTTACGCAAAAACAAGGCATAAATACCGGCGAAGGCCCGGATCACGCTAACGCCTTCCTTACCGACCTAGTCGAGGGCTCGGGCAGGCTAAATGAAATTTTACTCGCCCTTAGAAGCGAAGGCGCCATGGCCGTAAGTAAAACCGATATAGCGCTAAAACTGATGGGTGCGGGCAAGATGAATCCTTTGCATATATTCGGCGAAGAGGACATCGAGGGCCATAAAGAGTTGGTAGAAATGATAAAAGCCGCGCGCGCCGCCGCGGATAAGGAGTAA
- the sdhE gene encoding 8-methylmenaquinol:fumarate reductase membrane anchor subunit — MCFFPGCVLSQAAKESKISLEAIAPILGIKLHEIKGWSCCGATQAQDVDPIATLVANARNLALAEGMNMPVLTTCSTCFLTLTRAKTALDRGQKDRINTFLAKGNMQYQGTTEVTSLLWVLYQNVETLRAKVVKPLSNLKVALFYGCHSLRPEKAIGNRESSVNPKSFETVVEALGAKIVPFEKRLDCCGFHASYPAVKSVQKMSSQIVNNADENDADCIVTPCPLCQMQLDIYQERYQDAQNSGARVPIIHLSQLVGLALGLSKEQLGFEHNIVNTNSVKVG, encoded by the coding sequence ATTTGCTTTTTCCCGGGATGCGTCCTAAGTCAAGCGGCAAAAGAATCTAAAATCTCGCTGGAAGCCATCGCACCGATACTGGGCATCAAACTACACGAGATCAAAGGCTGGAGCTGCTGCGGCGCCACGCAAGCTCAAGACGTCGATCCTATCGCTACTCTGGTAGCTAACGCTAGAAATTTGGCTCTGGCTGAAGGCATGAATATGCCCGTGCTAACTACGTGCAGCACTTGCTTCCTTACGCTAACGAGAGCCAAAACGGCGCTTGACCGCGGTCAAAAAGATAGGATAAATACCTTCCTAGCTAAGGGCAACATGCAGTATCAAGGCACCACGGAGGTTACTAGTCTGCTTTGGGTGCTTTATCAAAACGTAGAAACTCTAAGGGCTAAGGTCGTTAAGCCGCTTTCAAATTTAAAGGTCGCGCTATTTTACGGTTGTCATAGCTTGCGTCCCGAAAAAGCCATCGGAAACCGCGAAAGCTCGGTAAATCCAAAAAGCTTTGAAACCGTCGTAGAGGCTCTTGGCGCTAAAATAGTACCGTTTGAAAAAAGACTTGACTGCTGCGGTTTTCACGCGAGCTATCCGGCCGTAAAATCGGTGCAAAAAATGTCCAGCCAAATAGTAAATAACGCAGACGAAAACGACGCGGACTGCATCGTTACGCCGTGCCCGCTCTGCCAAATGCAGCTTGATATCTATCAGGAGCGTTATCAAGACGCGCAAAACTCTGGCGCTAGAGTGCCTATCATCCACCTCTCGCAGCTAGTGGGCCTCGCGCTAGGACTTAGCAAAGAACAACTTGGCTTTGAGCACAATATCGTAAACACTAATAGCGTCAAAGTAGGCTAA
- a CDS encoding ATP-binding protein produces the protein MLDQLFLKSNDLIRLNNHKFKRYFIDSKDLSHRLIVILGQRGIGKTTTLAQLASKNKDSLYLSLDDIEISNDITSIIREFVLNGGKHLYLDEIHKSKDISAVLKFAYDNFKELNIVATGSSALEVLKSSHDLSRRAIVYKMSGMSFREYLGLSYGINLEAVELTNLLANHQEIAVNINNVLKQKDLAVIKLFREYLKVGYYPYYNDMPNDTVFYQTLRQSIEAMIDSDLLSIYPNLNGNTARKLKILTHAISTNVPYQPNYSNLKSLVDIRDDRTLKEYLAMLDSAGLIRLLMKNELAIKNMDKADKIYLENTNLMYINSPDIGNVRETFFANQLGNITEIYSGKAGDFIVGEFVFEIGGAKKSFEQIKDMPNSFIAADDIEVGVGNKIPLWLFGFLY, from the coding sequence ATGCTAGATCAACTTTTCTTAAAGAGCAACGACCTTATAAGGTTAAACAATCATAAATTTAAAAGATATTTTATAGACTCCAAGGATTTATCTCATAGACTTATCGTTATCCTGGGACAAAGAGGAATAGGTAAAACAACTACATTGGCTCAGCTAGCTAGTAAGAATAAAGATAGTCTTTACCTAAGCCTAGATGACATAGAGATATCAAATGATATAACCTCGATCATAAGAGAGTTTGTGTTAAATGGCGGAAAACATCTATATCTAGATGAAATTCATAAGAGTAAAGATATATCTGCTGTATTAAAATTTGCCTATGATAACTTTAAAGAGTTAAATATAGTAGCTACTGGTTCATCTGCTCTTGAAGTGCTAAAAAGCTCTCATGATCTAAGCAGAAGAGCGATAGTATATAAGATGAGTGGAATGAGTTTTAGGGAGTATCTAGGGCTAAGTTATGGTATAAATTTAGAAGCAGTTGAGCTTACAAATTTACTTGCAAACCATCAGGAAATAGCTGTTAATATCAATAACGTCTTAAAGCAAAAAGATCTAGCAGTTATTAAACTTTTTAGAGAGTATCTAAAGGTGGGTTACTACCCATACTATAACGATATGCCAAATGATACTGTCTTTTATCAGACTCTAAGACAAAGTATAGAAGCCATGATAGATAGCGATCTTTTAAGTATATATCCAAATTTAAACGGCAACACAGCAAGAAAGCTAAAGATCTTAACTCATGCCATAAGCACAAACGTCCCATACCAGCCAAACTACTCAAACCTAAAATCGCTTGTTGATATAAGAGATGATAGGACGCTAAAAGAGTATCTTGCTATGCTTGATAGTGCTGGGCTTATAAGGCTTTTAATGAAAAACGAGCTAGCTATAAAAAATATGGATAAGGCAGATAAAATTTACCTTGAAAATACAAATTTAATGTATATAAACAGCCCTGATATAGGAAATGTGAGAGAGACGTTTTTTGCCAATCAGCTTGGAAATATCACTGAAATTTACTCGGGCAAAGCCGGAGATTTTATAGTAGGCGAATTTGTCTTTGAAATAGGCGGAGCAAAAAAGAGCTTTGAGCAGATTAAGGATATGCCAAATTCATTTATAGCGGCAGATGATATTGAAGTAGGGGTTGGAAATAAAATTCCACTTTGGCTGTTTGGGTTTTTGTATTAA
- a CDS encoding ATP-binding protein — MYIKRAISDEIKEYMKSFLVLLISGARQVGKSTLALNLDIPNYVTLDDINIYESARNDPKGFIEHCDKPIIIDEIQRVPILLVAIKEFVDKNRTNGQFILTGSANLKGFNDISDSLAGRIGIVELYPLSQKELSQSDENLIDILSGDISHLSLKKYDNEGLSEKIINGGYPEITKISSEKSKYLWFSSYIRTYIESDAKEIGNIRNMDKFITMYRLCMLRSGNIFNKNELCLESGLDNKTFDSYFSVLEHTYQIQKLQPYFNNALKRLIKTPKIFATDTGVLSHLLQISSAQDLANSPYKGAIYETFVFDELLKANTSSKKRANIYYYRTSDQKEIDFILEISGKLIAIEVKSSKTISKDDFKHIYHLKENLQNKFDKGVVLYAGDTAVKLDEDMFALPFGFMG, encoded by the coding sequence ATGTACATCAAACGAGCCATAAGCGACGAAATAAAAGAGTATATGAAAAGCTTTCTAGTGCTTTTGATAAGCGGGGCTAGACAAGTCGGTAAATCAACCCTTGCTTTAAATTTAGATATACCAAATTACGTAACGCTTGACGACATAAACATATATGAATCCGCAAGAAACGATCCCAAAGGCTTTATAGAGCATTGCGATAAGCCCATAATAATAGATGAGATACAAAGAGTACCGATACTACTTGTTGCCATTAAGGAATTTGTAGATAAAAACAGAACAAACGGTCAGTTTATATTAACCGGCTCTGCAAATTTAAAGGGCTTTAATGATATCTCAGACTCTCTTGCCGGCAGGATAGGCATAGTAGAGCTTTACCCGCTTTCTCAAAAAGAGTTAAGCCAAAGTGATGAAAATTTGATAGATATTTTAAGTGGCGATATAAGCCATCTTTCGCTAAAGAAGTATGATAATGAGGGCTTATCTGAAAAGATTATAAATGGTGGTTATCCGGAGATCACAAAGATAAGCTCTGAAAAATCAAAATATCTCTGGTTTAGCTCATATATAAGAACATATATAGAATCAGACGCCAAAGAGATAGGCAACATCAGAAATATGGATAAATTTATCACTATGTACCGCCTATGTATGCTAAGAAGTGGCAACATCTTTAACAAAAATGAGCTATGCCTAGAGTCTGGGCTTGATAATAAGACCTTTGATAGCTATTTTAGTGTGCTTGAACATACCTATCAGATCCAAAAGCTTCAGCCGTATTTTAACAACGCTCTAAAAAGACTTATAAAAACTCCTAAAATTTTTGCAACTGACACCGGAGTGCTATCGCATCTTCTTCAAATTTCTTCAGCGCAAGATCTTGCAAATTCTCCTTATAAAGGTGCCATATATGAGACATTTGTATTTGATGAGCTACTAAAGGCAAATACAAGTAGCAAAAAAAGAGCAAACATATACTACTACAGAACTAGTGACCAAAAAGAGATAGACTTTATCCTTGAGATATCAGGTAAGCTCATAGCCATAGAGGTCAAATCCTCAAAAACTATCAGCAAAGATGACTTTAAACACATCTACCACTTAAAAGAAAATTTGCAAAATAAATTTGACAAAGGCGTAGTCCTTTATGCTGGAGATACAGCTGTAAAGCTAGATGAAGATATGTTTGCCTTGCCGTTTGGATTTATGGGGTGA
- a CDS encoding tyrosine-type recombinase/integrase: MAIVKSDYKKVDTGLFINKLKPNVFLLRKVIGSKYFTKVLTLDTRSGWGKREYKNEAKKELVKWLDGVSKQLKGLKFKDTTKVNDLFELWKGKKGIGKKSVASDIAFYETYLQDSIGKEIVVDVIAAQIDDIIHNLMHDGKFNKTIGKVQILSKRTAYDNTRRILGEMFDVALRNQLIAVNPCALLTKIAKTTRKTIVKDAVGKFYKLKTAILELYKDDPFWRGFFLFCLYGRRKGEVVGLKWENIDLENDVYYLIDTKNGNDYKKPLPLLVKEAITQIPTDRCGLVFASPKTGESIKNTDRQKMKLDKFVGFDDFKLHGTRHISGSALEELGANSDIIKDHLTHKRDGVTYKNYVTYDTYINSCKALEMLEGIDG, from the coding sequence ATGGCTATAGTAAAGAGTGATTATAAAAAAGTAGATACTGGGCTTTTTATCAACAAACTAAAGCCAAATGTCTTTTTATTAAGAAAAGTTATAGGAAGCAAGTATTTTACAAAAGTGCTTACGCTAGATACTCGTAGCGGATGGGGCAAGAGAGAATACAAAAATGAAGCCAAAAAAGAGCTTGTAAAGTGGTTAGATGGCGTAAGTAAGCAGTTAAAGGGGCTGAAATTTAAAGATACTACCAAGGTTAATGATTTGTTTGAGCTGTGGAAAGGCAAAAAGGGTATCGGCAAAAAGTCGGTAGCTAGCGATATAGCATTCTATGAGACATATTTGCAAGACAGTATCGGCAAAGAGATCGTAGTAGACGTCATAGCTGCCCAAATAGACGATATTATCCATAATCTAATGCACGATGGAAAATTTAATAAAACAATAGGAAAAGTGCAGATATTATCAAAGCGTACAGCATATGATAATACAAGGCGAATTTTAGGCGAGATGTTTGACGTAGCGCTTCGCAATCAGCTAATAGCGGTAAATCCTTGCGCTCTGCTAACTAAAATAGCTAAAACGACTAGAAAAACGATAGTAAAAGATGCGGTCGGTAAATTTTACAAGCTAAAAACGGCTATTTTGGAGCTCTATAAGGACGATCCGTTTTGGAGAGGATTTTTCTTGTTTTGTTTGTATGGTAGACGAAAAGGAGAAGTTGTTGGTTTAAAATGGGAAAACATCGACTTGGAAAACGACGTATATTACTTAATAGATACAAAAAACGGAAACGACTATAAAAAGCCGCTTCCTTTGCTCGTAAAAGAAGCCATAACGCAAATACCGACCGATAGATGCGGCCTAGTATTTGCAAGTCCAAAAACCGGCGAGTCTATTAAAAATACGGATAGACAAAAGATGAAACTCGATAAATTCGTTGGTTTTGATGATTTTAAGTTACACGGCACTAGGCATATAAGCGGTTCGGCGCTTGAAGAGCTTGGCGCAAATAGCGATATAATCAAAGATCATCTGACCCACAAACGTGACGGCGTGACGTATAAAAATTACGTAACTTACGATACATATATAAATAGCTGTAAGGCTCTTGAGATGTTGGAGGGTATAGATGGATAA
- a CDS encoding helix-turn-helix domain-containing protein, producing MNDNIIKRWLSPKDVAEEYGIAVNTQAQYRMRGIIPHVKINRIIRYDRYKLDQWFEKHTVESKEVLL from the coding sequence ATGAATGATAATATTATAAAACGTTGGTTGAGCCCAAAAGATGTTGCGGAAGAATATGGGATAGCCGTAAATACCCAGGCGCAATATCGTATGAGGGGGATAATCCCGCATGTGAAGATAAATAGAATAATAAGATATGATAGATACAAGCTGGATCAGTGGTTTGAAAAACATACCGTTGAAAGCAAGGAGGTGCTATTGTGA
- a CDS encoding plasmid mobilization protein codes for MNHRKFPHKVSVRLSDSEKEKLELNASLAGIKASAYIRHVISNAKPLVHKFDKTMVIQVAKIGNNLNQIAKHVNIGKAIDSVVLR; via the coding sequence GTGAATCATAGAAAGTTTCCCCATAAAGTATCTGTTCGCCTTAGTGACAGCGAAAAAGAAAAACTTGAGCTTAATGCATCTTTGGCTGGCATTAAGGCATCTGCCTATATTAGACATGTTATATCAAATGCCAAGCCTCTTGTCCATAAATTCGATAAAACAATGGTGATTCAGGTAGCAAAAATAGGCAATAACCTAAATCAAATCGCAAAGCATGTAAATATAGGCAAGGCCATAGATAGTGTTGTTTTAAGGTAA
- a CDS encoding relaxase/mobilization nuclease domain-containing protein: protein MGCLSFEETDIDLDTKRKIIDEFETLLLGGYKERFNVLWVQHVDKARLELNFAIPKIDIESSMAFNPYYDKVDRPLIDTWQNYVNLKFGFTDPKDPAKAHMLQGSRKEIGVIKDYIELEKILTEKFINQEFSCRDDILKALRDSNIEVSRVGKDYISIKLPNTKKAKRFKRDMFSEDFRDFESLDKLRSKAEARATEFANTRNAKRDIKEERRVDAFPDRNCRTDGFSKNGTSKEIQGGEGGAETKLSPRDQELERLTRELNRQIQKRNKWLEIQVGRVPKRSRYFQNTIGDLDDSNDLGIDIRMEAISTKE, encoded by the coding sequence ATGGGCTGTCTAAGCTTTGAAGAAACTGACATTGATTTAGATACCAAACGAAAGATCATAGACGAATTTGAAACGCTATTGCTTGGAGGATACAAAGAGAGATTCAATGTCCTTTGGGTGCAGCATGTGGACAAGGCTCGGCTTGAGTTAAATTTCGCTATCCCTAAAATCGATATAGAAAGTAGCATGGCCTTCAATCCATATTACGACAAGGTAGATAGGCCGCTAATCGATACCTGGCAAAACTACGTAAATTTAAAATTCGGGTTTACCGATCCAAAAGACCCAGCTAAAGCTCATATGCTTCAGGGCTCAAGAAAAGAGATTGGTGTTATCAAAGACTACATCGAGTTAGAAAAAATACTGACCGAGAAATTTATAAATCAAGAGTTCTCTTGTAGAGACGATATTCTAAAAGCCTTGAGAGATAGTAACATAGAGGTATCTAGAGTCGGTAAAGATTATATAAGCATAAAGCTACCAAATACCAAAAAAGCAAAAAGATTCAAGAGGGATATGTTTAGTGAGGATTTTAGAGACTTTGAGAGCTTGGACAAACTCAGAAGCAAGGCTGAAGCGAGAGCTACAGAATTTGCAAATACAAGAAATGCAAAACGGGATATCAAAGAAGAACGAAGAGTTGATGCATTCCCAGATAGAAATTGCCGGACTGATGGATTTAGCAAAAACGGAACTTCCAAAGAGATTCAAGGAGGAGAGGGCGGAGCTGAAACAAAACTATCACCTCGAGATCAAGAACTTGAAAGACTCACAAGAGAGCTCAATAGGCAAATACAAAAGCGAAATAAATGGCTTGAAATACAGGTTGGCAGAGTGCCGAAGCGAAGCAGATACTTTCAAAATACTATCGGCGATCTTGACGATAGCAACGATCTTGGTATCGATATACGCATGGAGGCTATATCTACAAAAGAATGA